In Pararge aegeria chromosome 5, ilParAegt1.1, whole genome shotgun sequence, one DNA window encodes the following:
- the LOC120624121 gene encoding 60S ribosomal protein L31, whose protein sequence is MAKPKGERKGKSAINEVVTREYTVNLHKRLHGVGFKRRAPRAIKEVRKFAEKQMGTPDVRVDTRLNKYLWSKGVRNVPFRVRVRLSRRRNDDEDSAHKLFTLVTYVPVASIKGLQTENVDASQE, encoded by the exons ATGGCTAAACCAAAAGGAGAGAGGAAAGGTAAATCCGCTATCAATGAAGTTGTTACTCGTGAATACACGGTAAACTTACACAAGCGGCTGCATGGAGTCGGTTTTAAGAGACGCGCACCTCGGGCTATCAAAGAAGTTCGCAAGTTTGCTGAAAAACAAATGGGTACCCCAGACGTTCGTGTTGACACAAGATTAAATAAGTACCTTTGGTCAAAGGGTGTCAG AAATGTTCCCTTCAGAGTTCGCGTAAGGCTGTCACGCAGACGTAATGATGATGAGGACTCAGCACATAAGCTATTCACTCTGGTCACCTATGTGCCAGTTGCATCCATAAAAGGCTTGCAAACTGAGAATGTTGACGCTAGCCAAGAATAA
- the LOC120623627 gene encoding ufm1-specific protease 2 has translation MSPRLKISKYVIERLSKLNTNEPTGCLYGLMYDSTLLVVGLSLEFFENEQKTYRQLLLHLPAEIELCGVIKFSETLSIESKPKEIFQDVDITDNPLFIVISREKEIKAHFLVHDKFEETSYEVLQTDELWKQFIHVRLNTVVPLTCEATITGVKNIMQNKRKKIASGQVSFQIDSTSIYLFGVASDVGVTGTSTEANIGELIDSIGPEQPSKKKKHSISKVEIVPVNLVLKTTKDMLSDKLVKTAVKMMTTQRKPSFCISMPLRVDTLAMIHRNTKLSELYTVLVEAACRSLKLLEYVLLEQLGQEGIGDGAGLRLPEIFHFLPPELGHFITRVVPKGIPDESMESERRSLHEQLSLPLDRPMFRRGNAYPSKSGKLINPHEAIPPQPIKPDVTVALVRGRYSYHHYMQDNFNDDGWGCAYRSMQTIFSWFKFQGYNTIDIPTHRDIQYCLVNIGDKASAFLGSKQWIGSTEVMFCLESLLGVQSRIIFANTGAELLSYTPELVHHFERHGSPIMIGGGVLAHTILGVEYNSVTNETRYLILDPHYTGADDISVVISKGWCGWKNSDFWNKTAHYNLCLPLTKPAI, from the exons ATGTCACCACgtcttaaaatatcaaaatatgttattgag cGGCTTTCGAAGCTTAATACGAATGAACCTACAGGATGTCTGTACGGTCTTATGTACGACAGCACTTTGCTCGTCGTAGGACTGAGTTTAGAGTTTTTTGAAAATGAGCAGAAAACTTATAGACAACTTCTTCTTCATTTACCCGCTGAAATTGAGTTATGCGGTGTTATTAAATTCAGTGAAACTTTGTCTATAGAATCAAAGCCTAAGGAAATATTTCAG GATGTAGACATAACCGACAATCcactttttattgttatcagtaGGGAAAAAGAGATAAAAGCACATTTTTTGGTTCATGACAAATTTGAAGAAACAAGCTATGAAGTCCTACAGACTGATGAACTGTGGAAACAATTTATTCATGTGCGTCTAAACACTGTGGTGCCATTAACATGTGAAGCAACAATTACAGGAGTCAAAAATATTATGCAGAATAAAAGGAAaaag ATAGCATCTGGACAAGTCTCATTCCAAATCGATTCAACATCAATATACTTATTTGGAGTAGCTTCAGATGTTGGGGTTACTGGCACAAGTACAGAAGCAAATATAGGAGAGTTAATTGACTCCATTGGTCCTGAACAACcttcaaaaaagaaaaagcaTAGTATAAGTAAAGTT GAAATAGTTCCTGTTAATTTAGTATTGAAGACAACAAAAGACATGTTATCAGATAAGCTAGTAAAAACAGCTGTCAAGATGATGACTACACAGAGAAAAC CGTCATTTTGCATCAGTATGCCCCTAAGGGTGGATACTTTGGCCATGATACACAGAAACACAAAACTGTCAGAACTGTACACTGTCCTAGTTGAAGCTGCTTGCAGATCTCTCAAACTACTTGAATATGTTTTATTGGAGCAACTAG GTCAAGAAGGTATTGGAGATGGAGCAGGTTTACGTTTACCTGAAATTTTCCATTTTCTACCTCCGGAACTTGGTCACTTTATCACACGAGTTGTACCTAAAGGCATACCAGATGAAAGCATgg AAAGTGAGAGGCGGTCGCTACACGAACAGCTCTCTTTACCACTAGACAGGCCTATGTTCAGAAGGGGGAACGCGTATCCTTCCAAGAGTGGGAAATTGATCAACCCACATGAAGCTATACCGCCTCAGCCAATCAAGCCAGATGTAACTGTAGCTCTGGTTCGAGGGCGCTACTCCTACCACCACTACATGCAAGATAACTTCAATGACGATGGCTGGGGTTGTGCCTATCGGTCCATGCAGACTATATTTTCTTGGTTCAA GTTTCAAGGATATAATACAATCGATATACCAACACACAGAGATATCCAATACTGCCTTGTTAATATTGGTGATAAGGCATCCGCCTTTTTAGGTTCTAAGCAATGGATAGGATCAACGGAAGTGATGTTTTGTTTGGAATCCCTCTTGGGTGTACAATCTAGGATTATTTTTGCTAACACTGGCGCAGAATTGCTTAGCTACACGCCAGAGCTTGTTCACCATTTCGAGAGGCATGGAAGCCCAATCATGATAG GTGGCGGTGTGCTAGCCCATACGATATTAGGCGTAGAATACAACAGTGTTACGAACGAGACGCGATATCTTATACTTGATCCACACTACACGGGCGCCGACGACATAAGCGTTGTTATCAGCAAGGGATGGTGCGGCTGGAAGAATTCGGACTTTTGGAACAAAACAGCTCATTATAATCTTTGTTTGCCACTAACAAAACCAgctatataa
- the LOC120623762 gene encoding exosome complex component RRP43-like: MAEIFKHIYPSKYFNDYISRNVRPDGRKFDEHRDVKVNINAITSADASAAVKCGNSTVVCGIKLELAKPKAEEPDTGFLISNVELLPLCSSKFRPGPPSDHAQVINNIVSDIVMNSKCIDLKDLCLVHDKLAWVVYCDLVCLDYDGSIVDACIVAIMTSLKTLLLPSVSFDAETEEVKVDTSARLPLKIHGLPVATSFGIYEHIPRNIVLADPSAYEEEMCGGVGANLIVCWNKGLFCGIQKFGGSNLSTEDEKRTLVLAKEISKLVEGVIETCIKNDKVK, translated from the exons ATGGCTGAAatattcaa GCATATCTAtccttcaaaatattttaatgactacATATCCCGAAATGTTCGACCGGATGGTAGAAAATTCGATGAACATCGTGATGTTAAAGTTAACATAAATGCAATCACCTCAGCAGATGCGTCCGCCGCTGTGAAATGTGGAAATAGTACAGTTGTATGTGGGATAAAATTG GAACTAGCAAAACCCAAAGCAGAGGAACCTGATACAggatttttaatatcaaatgtTGAGCTTTTGCCATTATGTTCTTCAAAATTCCGCCCCGGACCTCCTTCAGATCATGCACAAGTTATAAACAATATCGTTTCGGATATAGTGATGAACTCAAAATGCATAGACTTAAAAGATCTATGTCTTGTGCATGATAAACTTGCTTGGGTTGTGTACTGCGACTTAGTCTGTTTGGACTATGATGGCAGTATTGTGGATGCTTGCATCGTCGCCATAATGACAAGTTTAAAAACAT tATTGTTACCATCTGTGAGTTTTGATGCAGAAACAGAAGAAGTAAAGGTAGATACCAGTGCAAGATTACCTCTCAAAATACACGGATTACCAGTTGCCACTAGTTTTGGTATTTATGAACACATACCAAG GAATATAGTGTTAGCTGACCCATCAGCCTATGAAGAAGAAATGTGTGGTGGTGTTGGAGCCAACCTAATAGTGTGTTGGAATAAGGGGCTCTTCTGTGGCATACAAAAGTTTGGCGGTAGCAATTTATCAACAGAAGATGAAAAAAGGACCTTAGTCTTGGCAAAAGAAATAAGTAAACTGGTTGAAGGTGTGATTGAAACAtgtataaaaaatgataaagttaaataa
- the LOC120623626 gene encoding zinc transporter 9 produces MIMLPSVAAKLYKKFGRHYVQIKHYNSCLAAYRTLHRDNVFTVDKNNKLIRYFRSSVYFYDKSGIKDGKDIKLKASDIKETENAVKQKTLGNNIIVKTETDADNVVTKVTIEKPKAQESEAVEKHTVAPPKRKRLLIDFSASYTERNFITPMRAMTEYLLKQTDLESLPKVLRRSPYESEPPITVYYRKDVEAKAIAVWGSKDALDKELLRRELDRRRYEQDVFTVKRRLRNYRREMGHKRLKHGVEEMGLRTVSGRVVLTAIGINGCNFVFKLCAWLYTGSHSLFSECIHSLADTVNQLILAYGIHKSVQIADPDHPYGYTNMRYVSSLISGVGIFCVGCGLSFYHGVTGIIDPQPLHDYYWAYFVLGGAVVSEGATLMVALSAIRKGAKEAHMSLYEYIMRSSDPSVNVVLFEDTAAVAGVVVAGSCMALSQYTGSPLPDAIGCILVGTLLGGVASFIILSNVGALVGRSIPQEQLDEINSVLERDFMIRAIHDVKGIDIGSNLIRYKAEVDFDGRALTRSYLEKHDLNMLMEDMKKIETIDDVEAFLLKHGENIVDMLGGEIDRIELKLRKKFPQIRHCDLEIL; encoded by the exons atgatCATGTTGCCTTCTGTTGCTGCTAAGTTGTACAAAAAATTCGGTAGACATTATGTTCAAATAAAACACTACAATTCATGCCTGGCGGCATACAGAACATTGCATAGAGACAATGTTTTCACAgtagataaaaataacaaactaatCAGGTATTTCCGTtcatctgtttatttttatgacaaaaGCGGAATTAAAGATGGTAAGGATATCAAATTGAAGGCAAGTGACATAAAAGAAACGGAAAATGCTGTTAAACAGAAAACTTTGGGTAACAATATAATAGTGAAGACTGAAACAGATGCTGATAATGTAGTCACTAAAGTCACCATAGAGAAACCTAAGGCACAGGAATCTGAAGCAGTTGAAAAGCATACTGTTGCACCACCAA aaaggAAGAGACTTCTGATTGATTTTTCTGCTTCTTATACTGAACGTAATTTTATAACACCCATGCGAGCCATGACTGAGTATTTATTGAAGCAAACAGATCTAGAGAGCTTGCCAAAGGTACTAAGAAGAAGTCCATATGAGTCTGAACCTCCTATTACTGTGTACTACAGAAAAGATGTTGAAGCAAAAGCTATTGCG GTCTGGGGTTCTAAAGATGCTCTTGATAAAGAGTTACTAAGACGAGAGTTGGACAGGAGAAGATATGAACAAG ATGTATTCACGGTAAAAAGAAGACTTAGAAATTACAGAAGGGAAATGGGCCACAAGAGATTAAAACATGGTGTAGAAGAAATGGGTTTAAGAACTGTCTCTGGAAGAGTTGTGCTGACAGCTATTGGAAT AAACGGGTGTAACTTTGTCTTCAAACTTTGCGCTTGGCTGTACACTGGATCACACAGTTTGTTCTCAGAGTGCATACATTCCCTCGCTGACACTGTTAATCAATTGATTTTGGCCTATGGCATACATAAATCAGTACAA ATTGCAGATCCCGATCATCCATATGGCTACACAAACATGAGATATGTTTCATCCCTGATCTCAGGAGTGGGAATTTTCTGTGTGGGATGCGGTTTATCGTTCTATCATGGAGTCACTGGAATCATAGATCCACAGCCCCTGCATGATTATTATTGG GCATACTTTGTACTCGGAGGAGCAGTAGTGTCAGAAGGCGCTACTCTGATGGTAGCGCTCAGTGCAATTCGTAAAGGCGCCAAGGAAGCACATATGTCTTTGTATGAGTata TAATGCGCAGCTCGGACCCGTCGGTGAATGTGGTGTTGTTTGAGGACACGGCGGCCGTGGCAGGCGTTGTGGTGGCGGGCAGTTGTATGGCCTTATCGCAGTACACGGGCAGTCCACTACCCGACGCTATCGGCTGTATACTGGTGGGTACGCTACTCGGCGGGGTGGCGTCCTTCATAATACTGAGCAACGTTGGCGCCCTCGTTGGCag gTCCATTCCGCAAGAGCAGTTGGATGAAATTAATAGTGTGTTAGAAAGGGATTTCATGATACGAGCAATACATGATGTGAAGGGTATAGATATAGGAAGCAACCTTATTAGATATAAG gcTGAAGTGGATTTTGATGGCAGAGCACTCACAAGATCTTATTTAGAAAAACATGACTTGAATATGTTAATGGAG gatatgaaaaaaatagaaacaatcgATGATGTTGAAGCATTCCTACTAAAGCATGGTGAAAATATCGTTGACATGTTGGGCGGTGAAATTGATAGGATAGAATTGAAATTAAGG aaaaagtTTCCGCAAATCCGGCACTGTGATctagaaatattataa